The genomic DNA GTTATACCAAAGGAGAAAAAAGACAAGTCCTCCCCAAATTTCTTAAGAAGGACGAACTGAAAAAAATTTCTACAATTATCCAGATTCATGCTTGATTTTGAAGCCCGAACAATTGATGTAAACAAACAGATTTACGGTACAAGCGTTCTCAAATATTCCTTTATCCCTCCAAAGAATGAACAGAACGAACGTGTCGTAAGCTTTGGAGATAACGTAGCCAAGGCTCTCAGACTATTGTAGGAGTGGGCGACTATATGCGGAAGGTTCTTGCGAAAGCTGAACTACCGATCAATCTTACTGCACACAGTTTACGCCATACCCATGTATCATTACTCGCTTCTAATCCGCGAGTTGGACTGCCAGAGATTCAGGCACGAATCGGGCACAAGAGCAATTCTAAAGCTACAGAACTGATCTATCTCCACGTCACGGAGAATAGGCAATTTGAGATTGCTGATGATTTCGAATGGGCAATCAACAGTTAAAAGAGTGTGGGTAATTTGCGGGTAACTCGCTCGAATCCATAACCTCGAAAACCCTTGCCAGATAAGGCAATTTGGCTATATAACTAGCTCTTGGCTAAATATAAAACATGTAGTTATCCAATTCATCATGTTCCTGGTATGTGATCAAGTCCTTGAGCGTAGTGGAATCCAGTACTTCTGCAATACTGTCACGAATCCGTAGCCATAGCTGACGCTTCGCCGGATCGTCTTCTTCAGTGAAATCCACCGGAGAAATCGGACCTTCCAATACACGGATAATGTCTCCAGCCGTTACCCCTGCCGGTTCACCCGCCAGAATATAACCGCCGTAAGCACCACGGATACTTTTTACCAAACCTGCATTGCGCAAAGGCGCAATAAGCTGCTCCAGATAATGCTCGGAGAGCTGATTTTTCTCGGCTATAC from Paenibacillus sp. FSL R10-2782 includes the following:
- a CDS encoding Rrf2 family transcriptional regulator, with translation MKISTKGRYGLTIMMELAARFGEGPTSLKSIAEKNQLSEHYLEQLIAPLRNAGLVKSIRGAYGGYILAGEPAGVTAGDIIRVLEGPISPVDFTEEDDPAKRQLWLRIRDSIAEVLDSTTLKDLITYQEHDELDNYMFYI